The region AGCGCAGAATTCGAATGTTTCCTAAACCGCTAAGGCTGATATTCATTTTCTGCCTGGGAGCAGGTCTCATCGCCTCCGGGATCATCATGCTCGTCATCCCTGGGCCGGGCATTCTGACGATCCTGTTGGGATTAAGTATTCTTTCGACAGAATTCTTATGGGCGGCCGGAGTGATGAAGTGGATCGCCAAACATTGCAAACCTTGGTTGCACTGGATCAATCAATGCTGGAGGCGAATGATCGAACCTCAAAGCGTGAAGTGAAGGTCTCTTGATGAAAGAAATCCTGCTCATGCCGAATGCCATTTGATCTTTTGATTGGCTAAAGTGCTGGAGAGTTGTTGCCAGCACTTTGTCTTTACTTTAGAGAGACCAGATTTTGGGTAATTTTTCGGCGGGAAACGCTTCGACTCCCGACGCAGAGCCTGCGGGGTCTGGCAAGAGAAACTCGTCCCAGCGGGCTGTGCATCTGCCTGTTA is a window of Planctopirus limnophila DSM 3776 DNA encoding:
- a CDS encoding PGPGW domain-containing protein, with the protein product MFPKPLRLIFIFCLGAGLIASGIIMLVIPGPGILTILLGLSILSTEFLWAAGVMKWIAKHCKPWLHWINQCWRRMIEPQSVK